Genomic DNA from Salvia miltiorrhiza cultivar Shanhuang (shh) chromosome 1, IMPLAD_Smil_shh, whole genome shotgun sequence:
ACTCTGCTTCATCTCATTACTTTAGGTTTACTTTTTTTGATGTAGTTTCGGAAGTAATTGCCTCTCTCGTATCTTTCTTGACATTTTGATGTAGAATTTGGCCTCTTTTTTTCTGGTGAAATTATGCTGTTTTGCCTCGTCTTGTACCATTTGATTgggaataatattatgaatcagaaggaaacaaaataataagaagaaatgaggaaaaagagaGATTTAGaggtagattttttttttcttttttctcatgataaatttataacaaaaaagaATACAACCTTAAGGCTAATTTTGCCTCCTGTTTACCACACACAGTTTTTGCTAAATtgatttgatcaaataatatgGCTTACCATCTGCTGCAGAATCACAAGATTTGATGTAAGAGAAGCAAGCATATTAAAACGATGATAGCTATCCGACCCTACTTAGCCGTTTATGCTcaagttatttcggttgtgatccaGGTTAATATTTCGTGCATTTATCCAATTATATAATTTTCTGTGATTTACAAATACCATATGTACATTGCATGCTGAGAATTCAGTAACCAAAACTAGAAACAGAAGAGTTGAAGCAATTTCATTTCAAGCTGCACGAAAAAGCCATCGAGCTTCGGATACAACACACGATTGCACAACGTATAGCAGACGAATTCTGGATACAGGACCTCTACTTTAATCTCTTGATGCATACCATATCCAGTTGTTTTTCACTATGAATCCAAAAAAAGGATAAAAGTAACAGGAAAATTAAAAGGGAAAAGGAAAGGAACCTACTGTGCAGGTTTATTGGTGACTTCGATTTTCTTGAGGTCGTCTAGGAGCTAACGTCGTATCATCCTCTACAAGCTTTCTTCAAGAACTACTTAATTTGTTTGGTAGATTCTAGGAGCAACGAGTGAAGAAAGTGGACAATAATCCTCGATAGTGACTGTTTCCGGGCGAATGTTACATGCGCTGTCTCTTCCATTGCTAATACTGCCTGCAAGCAGGATGCACCGAACTGAAGTTGCAAGAAAAAGATTAATAATAGCATTGTAATTTGTACTATGTATGAAAATCTGCCATTTCCTTCTCGACATTAACAACGACgtattcaacaactcattattTGTATGCTACAACACACCCTTATGGATCGAGGAattcaaataagatagcattttGGTTAGAAGCTTATGCTGCTATGGATTTTACTACATCTTAATGGAATCATTTGCATGAATCAAGAACGGTTTTAAGAAGTTCATCGCCTAAATCATGTTTTTTCTACCCCACGACTAGAAACCTCACAATGACATTCTGATTAACTCTTATGACTAGACAATAATGTAATGTGAAGCTTAAACATTTTGTGAGATGATTATAACAGCAACCCAAATACATAAATTCATCAATCAGTATAGTAATATCAAAGAGAGGATTTTCTATATAAATACTCATTTTATACCAAGAAACTGCAGTTTCACATGATGAGATCATTGCAGGAACGTCATAGAAAGGCTTTCGCGCGGAGAAATTGAATAGATCGACGTGTGTTATAAAATATATTGGAGACATaaaatccaaatattactaTTAATTGGACATATAAGGAATATACCTTTATTACTTCTCAGGCTCCCTTTTGAAGTATCCATTTGGAACGACACCTTCGGATTGATGACTGTTGTCGCCCAATCCGTCCCCACGTCCCTTTTAAGAATTATGAAAAAGAACTAAACTTTTAGAACAACTTATTTTATAGAAATATACAAGTATCCAATCATAAAACGAATACCTGATACGTTGGAGCTTGACCAGGCATTCTTTGAGGCCTCGAATTGAGATCAATAAACATATTCTCCATGTTCCCATCATTCTCAGTGTTGTTATCCGGAGTTAGATCAGCAGAAACACGATGATTTTGAACACCCTTGTTTCCTCTAAGAGGTGACGTGGTGTGAGAAGGCTCTCTCTTCGCTTCACCGGGACTCAGTCTCTGTGATCCTGGCTCACCCGAGCTCCCACTTCCAGGTTTGTCCCCTGGAAACTACAGAAAACCATGCAAACAAACGAAACAAAGGGTCAAGGCCGTGTTTGCTTGGTACAAAACGGGAACCAGTGCCCTTCGTTTACAACCACAAACCTCAACTCTCTGCCTCAGCAAAAGATATCTTCCGTGGGTTCTTTTGCCACCAACGTGGACAATCATATCGCATTGCAGACAAAGGGAAGTTCCATCGACCTCACAATAAAAGAAAGCTACATACAAGTGCCCATGAAGTGGTTTTCCTTTTTTTTGCAAGTATGAAGACGAAAGGAAGGGATACGAAGCAGCATACCAGGTGCGTTCTCACATATGTCACAACGCGGGACTTCACTGGGCTCGGCTAGTCCAACTCGTACGTGCCTACTAGCAAGCTTGTTACACATGTGAACCTGCCACAACACACAAGCCTAAACATTCTTGGCCAAcaagattttgaaatgacaATCAAGATTTGAATTAAGAGTCTTAAAACGGACTTCTTCTCCTCAGCATCAACAATCTTAAGAAGTAATGAAACAAGATCAATCCTACCTTAACAAAACAATCTTCAAAGCTAAAATGCTTGAAAAAGATGCATCAATTAGCAGCACTTGATAATAAAATCAGTATGTAACCTCAAAAGCTGATTACAGTGACCTAACTATATATTTCAGTTAAACTATACATTCAAGAtacattaaataataataataaaaaataaccatatttttttaaagtataGTTATAGAAACTTGCATTACTTCACGGAAAAGAAATGCAAATATCAGAATTTCTCAATGGAGAAGTAATCAGTAATCACCTTTGCGGCCTTGCAATTCTTTCTAAAACAATAAACAGAAAGGGAAAAAGACAAATGAACCAAAGAAGAAAGGAAAGCCTGTAGAAACCTAAATTCCGACATCATAATTGTTCATCACAACAAAAATACCCAAATCCAAACAAAAAATACGCAGATTAATAGAAGCAATTTCCAacaaaaaatccgaaaaaaaaaaagaataaaaaaagtaTCCAGTTAGATCCAATCACacagtcacacacacacacatcaatACCTTATCATCACAAGCGCGGCAGAGCGACGCCTCATCGGCGGCGCAGAACAAAATCGCCGCCGCGCTCTCGCAGACGTCGCACAGAGTTCTCATTATATCACCGtctgagctcttctctgaccgATCAAAACTCGTATCTGATAACACCTACTTCACTTCACACTCTCCACTTGTCCATCCAATACAAATATGGGAATTCTCAACTTCTCGAAAGCTTTAAGCTATGAAGTAAGCAGCTGTGCTTGTGCACGAACACGTAGTGGATCACAGTTAGTGCGTGAGAACTGCGGCGAGGCAGTGGAAGTGGAGGTTCCGGCGGCGGATAGAGTGTCGGGGATCGGAAAAATGGGACTCGGATATACAAAGGAGAGCCAGTTTCTTTGGAGTTACGGTCGGAAATAGTTTTGTTGTCCACTCGCTCGTGTACGGAGGCCTTATACTCGCTCTCTTCACCTGACACGTCACATTTTGGGAACTCGGTGACTAAACTGCCCTCGGTTAATCGCTTAGATTATGACAACTCCTTGATTGCTTGTGGTGATTTGATTAAGGTCATATTAATATACACGAGAGATCTTCAGTCTCGTCAAATAATGATTTATTACTGTTCATCACAGCTATTAagaaagaaataattaaaagataaaagtgTAAAAAAATAATGGAACGCGTAATTTTTTGTGAGATTAagcaattttcttttttagactGAATGATTATTAatgagacaaaaaaaaaatgaaccatAGACAAaagataatatatatttattcaagtaatttatggtATACATTTTTAGTTGCAAATACATTTGAGATTTTTATGTTCCCTTTGTGCGTGACATTTGCACCCCTATTTGATACGCTAGAGGAAAACATCAACGAAAAAATAATGTCTCCTTGTTTTCTAATAGAAATATAATTTGATTCCGTGACAAAAATGGATGAGCTCATTCATTTTTCATAAATGAATAGCCGTTGGTTTCATTTTCAATGGGATTGCACCTTTAacataaaggaaaaaaaaataatgatatttgGATCAAGTTGATCAGGATGAAATGCAATAAATATTCAATGTCAAAATAGAaagatatttttattctttatatattttcatttcataattttcatatatatatatagggcgtggttctagagagaactacattatttgtgagaacgggagaaccatcaaatctaatgcatttactgtaaaaattaatgcattcgctgttaaaattaatgcactaaaaaaataaaaaaaaaatgctcccttcaggattcgaactcaggttctatattcatgcaacaagatgatgcattcaccgtagatcttgatgatcgaatggctgaaaatggttctccgttctttttttatttatggttctttcttgaacctctccctatatatatatattttgggaacaaaaaattcattaaataattgtattttCAATCAgaattttgattaattatacacacatatatatgtgtatgtatatatattgaataatattttatcattaaattTGCTTTAAAAGTCATCATTAAAtggatattttaattttttttaaatggtactaatttattttaactaaaatatattataactttttattccattttaaaaaatattttaaattatttaaaataaaactaaaatatatgtaaatcaaattttgaccttaatttgatatatatatatatatatatatatatatatatatatatatagggtgtggttctagagagaactacattatttgtgagaacgggagaaccatcaaatctaatgcatccactgtaaaaattaatgcattcgcagttaaaattaatgcactaaaaaaattaaaaaaaaattctcccttcaggattcgaacccaggatctgcattcatccaacaagatgatgcatccgcCGTAGATCTTgttgatcgaatgactgaaaatggttctccggtcttcttttatttagggttctttcttgaacctctccctatatatatatatatatatatatatataaacttttaCTATGGATATTTAaggtaaaatatattttcatttttaaaattataactaTTTTGTCCTTAATAATTGGGATCAGGATCAATTTGATCCAAATAGATTTACCCCCAAAAAAGTTATTGTGTTCAACAAAGTTTCTAACATATAGCTCAAATGTACGGATAACCGGTGGCTTATAACCCGTGGCTCAAAGTTTCTAATATATGGCTCAAAGTTTCTAATAATATTGGAGTTCAATCTTCAATTTATATTACCTCTACTTTAAAGAAAGAGTTTATTCATTattgcatataataataataatagttttaTCCATATATAAAAAACACGACCTTTACAGTTCGTGTAATTGATAACATTGACTGGAATTTAATGAAGTTAAAGAATAGTTACCGGAAAAACACATGTAACCGGCCACTTTAAGAAATAGCGTTCCAAAATTGCAAATCATAAAATTGTACACTTTTTTTTGAAGCTAAatctgctttttttttttttttttctaaaatcatattttctttgatggaaaatgatgAATGGAATTGGCGTTAAATATCGTGTTATGAATAAtgataaaatagaaaatggATAGAAGTGGCACTTTTTTTTGGAAGAAAATGAATAGAATTGGCGATATGTAACAATTACCCTCAAGTAtgtatttactttgatggaaaataagagaaaatgtatatttttatttattttattattttcatatatttactatgatagcaaaaaaaaattaaatagagtgaaatatttttttgggtatcttactttcactttttttttaagtagAGTATTTGATAATATTAGCtagtggtgtgaaaatatttttctatattttttttcatctttttttctccttattttttttcatttctattattattttttaataaaaattttaccaCCAAAGTGAATCACCCTaaattgattaatatttaaatgaggagaaataattcaaaaaaaaatgaggagaaaaagaaaaggtcACATATTCTCAAAGAGAGTGAGAATGGGCCCACCAGGCGAAGAATCGTCGAGAAGGGGAGGTTTGAGGGCGTGTTTGGTCCACAAACAAAAAGTAAACTTTATGCAGctaacaaatcctataataagattttttttttaaaatattaaataaagaaaaataggtCGCACCATAAGggactcgaactcaagacctttgACCTTAAGCATTTAACCTCTTACCGCTTAGCCAATACACGCACACAATCCTATAATAAGATTAGAAAGATGGAGTTGGTCCGAAAATGTTTGGAAAGATGGAGAGCCAAATTTGAGAGCCAAACTAGACATTACTTAACTTACTAATACCGTATTTGGTATTAATTCACAGCCACAAACGTCAAAAATTGATTATGTGGAATGATAGCTACTTAAACTTCCGCTCCATTCTCACCCACTAATTTCATATATGTCTCTTTTGTccctaattttatattattaaccCCTCTATCCCAACATAaatacgaaaattaaaaaaaaacttactttttagtagaaaaATGGTGTGATCCATTTTATTTTAGTCATTTACCTACACTCATAAAATAAGAATGAGACTATTTTAGTGAGACattcaaaacaaaaaataagactattagagtgggacagaaggagcatttattttttatcaatctattcGAAAAGGTCGAGCAGATCTAGTTTAAACGGCGAGTTGAGATatcaaaagtttttttttatataagaatgtgttcttttaatttgatagatttattataaaaattatagaataataaaaaattctttatttaaatattttatttcttctctctcattttatataaaaagaaaatttcactatttctttttcCTTCCTTTTATTTCAAGAAGAGATAATAAGAAACGCTTCTCCCCATATGAAATTCAACCCGTCTAGAACCAATTCTTGAAGTCCGCCAAGATTGCCAAAATTTTCATCTTGTAGAACTCTGCCTGGATTGTCGAAGTTGAAGAAATCTGGTTCCGGATATTGAATATTGTGTTGAAGGAGATTGTCGTGGTGGAAcataatattgaaaaaattatcAATATCCAATAAAATAATAGGTTCCAACTGCAGTGGTTCCACAGCCGCAGCAGCCGACAACGGCAATGGCAGGGGTTTCGGTTCCACAGCCGGCAACGGCAATGGAAGAGGTTCATCTTgatttggctgaggcttcatgaatttcaatttctttttttctcataATGAGTATTACTCCCGTGCGATACACGGTGATacctacttaattaaaatagtaaaaaatatatatattttttaaaatattatgtttagataataaaattctataaattaCTGTGGACGTCGCAtgccaccaaataattcctgcaataactacaaattagaataatataatagcaagcagggtcgaaccacaaAGAACGGAGTAATCGCAATCAAATTCCTAAAGACCTAAATTGGTGTAGCCATCACGCCTtaaattgagaaaaatattaattagctaagaaaacaaataaatcaacgAAAATAActctagaaaataatcaatgaaAAGTAACTCGACTTGAATAAATCCATACTAATTTAATAACTCtgttcatcgacgcaaagataaattaatccttatcaaccaaccagttataagATATCgtgaacgcaacggacgtaccacAATTCCTACTtgctgtgtcgataaacagctggacaCGTCAGAcgtgcttatttcccttattaaaatactccctccgtcccattaaagtcgtctacattcttttcggcacggagattaagaaagagaTAGTTAGTGGAGATTAAATGTGGTCCAACAAAATTAAAGAGATAGTTAAGTCTTTCTTTAATCAAAATCTGTATCTTCTTCCCCATTTTCCGGCCGACGGggtcgccggcgccggcgccgccgACGACAACCACCCCAAATTTTCTGGCTATGCGAATTCGTTTGTcaccaaaaaaatcaaaaaccaaaaccaAATCAGACCCCAATTTCCtcaaaaccaaatcaaaccCCAATCAAAACCAAACGGCGTCAGCGGTCGTCCCACCGCCGCTAACCCTCCCTGACTTCGATGTTCAACGGCCCCATGTCTCGATTTTCCGCCGCTCACTCCAACTGGAGCCCTAGGCCCCCAAATCGCGGCCAGGCTTAGATTTTCACCCCTGTTTCTCGCCCCAAAACcagacgccgccgccgccgcgtaCTCCTTTCTGAACCGCCGCCACCCTCAGAGAGGGGAAAAGGGTCGGCGGTGGTCGCGGCGCAGACCAGAGAGGCGGCGGCCATCGGGTCGCGGTGCAGACAGAGGGACGACGGCCATCGGGTCGCGGTGCAGACAGAGGGACGACGGCCATGGGGTCGCGGCGCAGACAGAGAGACGGCGGCCATGGGGTCGCGCCACCTCAGATCTGGGCGAACCACCCCTAAATCGCGCGAATCGGAACCCTTGCTCACCGGAgacgacgagagagagagagagagggggagagcAGAGGCAAGAGAGGTCGGGGGCGGgggcggcggccatgggggttgcgtccgccggagaagaacagagggggagagagggagaggcggcggcggagaataagagagagaggcgagaggGAGGTgcggtgtgagagagagaaatatgagTGAGGATAGGTTAGGTTAATAGGTGTAGATTAGTTGACTTaattatatagtttaatttggtgtaatttttacccaaaaaggaaagtagccaactttagtgggacgcccaaaaaggaaatgtggccaactttaatgggacggagggagtataacatagCTGGAGACCAGacatagatttaatattctaatagcattaagatgaataAATCCAGACAGATTACcttagatacgctagtaataatcagtctaccaatttattcctactacaaacatggtagctttatcaccAATCATCCATATTTATCCAACAATTACATATTGGATGAACCAATTGACTTTAatccaattaaatttaagttgatcaggcttaaataaaatcaaaattgtctttaaacacaaggaataaatcgaaatcaataggtaTCAATTATATGAACAATTAGGCCTCACATATATTAAATCAGTATTTCATTATTCTCGTCGAATCAATaaattagctactcatactcttgaaataaaacataataaaatcGAACAAAGCAACTAAGTAATAATCGAatgatgaaataaataaaattgttacCAAAAACTCTGGAACaaatctaaattagaaaaagaaaataaaaccaAGAATAAATCTATAGCTTCCAAAATGATCTGCGCGCACTTCAACATCTGCACTTCAAAACCCGAAATCTGCTCTCGTCTTTGAAATCTGCTCTCGTCCAGCCGCCAATGGGCCGAGACAAAGGAATAATCAAAACTAAATCCTAACCCACTAATAatgatttaataaattaatataatttgataATCTTTCGAGCTCCCTAAAAAATTCCATCAAAATTGCTTCTTTTCAATCTACTTTCTCGACATCGAACTCTTCAATTTATGCACCAAAAATCATCTAATTGTGTatattaaatttcattaaagCGCAAAATAATTCAAGAATATGAACAACTAAGAGACACACATCAAttacttatattattttataaaagagctctaataacgataataacataaaatgaaaatgaaaccaTCTTATAGTTGGAGGCTAATCAAATAAATGACGAGGATCttgacaaaaaaaatttatctaatgattattattatttatttaaaattttcaccaaaatatctagacatttttctttcaaattttctattagtcttgaaagagtttttggaacttttaattactttttactaaTTTGCatttaacaatatatttttttaggcgttaattgactgtaaatccacaaactattagtgaattttggtatttttttcaactatatatagttgtaatataaatacataaactttagccaattttaaaatttgcccttaattttaatttcgttcaaattaaaaaatatatgacaaaattaaagatgatgtaATATACACACATCGTATTAAAATAACTTACAGAAAAT
This window encodes:
- the LOC131005502 gene encoding B-box zinc finger protein 19-like, with amino-acid sequence MRTLCDVCESAAAILFCAADEASLCRACDDKVHMCNKLASRHVRVGLAEPSEVPRCDICENAPAFFYCEVDGTSLCLQCDMIVHVGGKRTHGRYLLLRQRVEFPGDKPGSGSSGEPGSQRLSPGEAKREPSHTTSPLRGNKGVQNHRVSADLTPDNNTENDGNMENMFIDLNSRPQRMPGQAPTYQGRGDGLGDNSHQSEGVVPNGYFKREPEK